aaaatattttatttcttttgtaaactatttaaaaattattatttttatttaattttttttcaattttgagggGGGGGGCTTAGGGGTCATGATCCCtataaccccccccccccccNCCCCCCCCCCCCGCTGGATCCGCCActgacaataataaaatatttagcgatattttttaacaaatgttttttgttatgatttattaataagCTTATCctcaagaaacaaaaattactcGCAGTTGACGAGTGACAAGGAGTAGGGACAATACTccctagttttaaataaaagaacatttctCGCGATTTGCAATGAAATGtgctcaaaactaaaataattataaaaatcaccTTAGAAAACTACACGTTGAGTTTGAATggatagttcaaaattttaacgacACTATGATAGATTGTATTTTAcctatttattcaatattaaaatcctatttattctagattaaaatctcaattaattataactaattaacctttttaagaaaaaaatagaaatatgcttaccattttcaaacttttttcagtaaCCTGGATTTCATGTGAAGTTGAAGTTGTCACAACAATTACTCCGCCAGATGGATTTTCATCAGATTTATCCTTGGAGTTGGTTGTACTAAAAGGTATATGTTTCCCTTCCCTGTGAGTGGCCATGGTAAACAGATTGGAACTTGATGTATCAGTGAGTGTAGTGGTAAAATGTGAACTTCCACTTTCATCAGAAAAACCTTCCGTACTAGTGCTATCTATTTCACTCACAAGAGTAGAATACGTATCTGACGTTTCAGAAAAAGTAGTTTCTATAGTATTAAGACTACTTTCTTCTTCAGTTGAAACCATCAATGGAATATGATTAGACATGCCATCTTGCTCCAAAGTGGTAGTGGATGGTTCACCGCTGGAAGTGGTAGAAGATTCTCCAGCCACAAACAAATGAGTTATGTTTCTGGAGATTGAATTTGATACATTTTCGATAGGATGAAAATAATCTGAAGGCAAAGAACGTGCTGTTTGTGGTGAATCAGAAGACGAAATCTCATTCACGAAAATCGTACTTGTTTCTGTAGTTTCAGGAAAAGATGAAACAGTCGAAGTATCGGCATCAGATATTGTTCCACCACCCTGAACAGAATCGGTAGTTGCAATTGTATCATTTACGTGTGGTGTTCGAAACAGGAATGGTATGGGAGTACTGATACTTGAAATTCTTGATGTTTCGGAAGACAGGTTATATTCCTTATCAGTTGAGCTCATTGCATTTTCTACTTCTTCAGTATTTTCGGTTGCAATTTCCGAATCTGAATTACTAGATGATAGATCAGAGTAATCTGCATTTGAGATTGTTTCGGATGTTTCTTCGGAAATTTGTTCGGTGATTTCAAAAACGTGGTTATTCATGAAAGTTTCTGAATCGGAGGTGCCAAGATTGTCAAAATTCATTTCAGATGTTAGTTCGATGTCTATATTAGTGCTCTGAATATCACTCATTTTGGTAAACCCGGAGGAAAGAGTGGATTCTGTGGTATTGTTTTCACTCATAATATTTATAGTACTTCCCTTCGTTGAGACATCAGCATCAATTGCATATTCTGTAGTTAGAAAAGGTACTGCAGTACTTAAATCTAATACTGTGGATGCAGTTGTTTTCCTAAGTGTATCAGAAGCTGCAGTTTGAGAAATAACCGATGATGGCGAAACATCTTGCTCATGGGATAATGACTGTGGAGTTTCTGATCTTTCATCGAAACGAACGTTTTTTGATGCAGTTCTTCCCAATGTTTCAGTTGAACTAACAATTTcgctatttttaactttagtcaATAGACGCTCCGTGGAAGTACTTTCAAATTCACGGGATTCCGCATTAACAGAAACTTCAGTGGCAAATTTTACTCCATCGGTATTTAAGTTCTTCGGACTTGCAGGAACTTCACTGGTACTCAAGTCTTTAATTGACGTAGTAACTTCTTCAGTATTTGTTTCTTTGGGAGATGAAGTTATGACTTCATCATTGTTCGGTTCTTTCGATAAAGAAGTAATGATTTCATCGTTATTTAGTTCCTTAGATGATAAGGTAGTAACTTCAAATGGCTGCAATTCTGTAGATGCCTTATTTAATTCTTCAGCTGATGAAGtagaaaagttttcaataataagttTCTTTGATGACAAAGTGCTTAATGTTTGGATTAGATTTAGATCATTGGGCAACAAGGATTCAGCATCTTGTTCGCTATGCGGTGAAGAATCTGTGATAGTGGAAGGATAACTGTTCAGATCTTCATTAACAATGGgcgaacttttaaaatgttctttatcaTGCGTGTTGCTATGTGCGCTTGTAATGGCTATTGATAATGTAGGTATTGTCGAAATGGGCGATATGTTTGGTTGCGTCGttgtttctaaatttgtaaCAGCATTAGATTCCATTTGTACGGAATTAGAGGTCGTAAGATCAGACGATTGTTCCTTATACTCAGTAGTAGATTGCTGAGTAGTTGATACAGTTGGTTCAGTTAAAATGGTTGAAGAAATTGAGTTATTTTCAGATTGTTTAACCTCAGAATCGAGCTCATTGCCGTCGTGGTGATCAACAATCTCATTGGGAGTAGGAATGGTTTTCAAGGGTGTTGGCAAAGTGGAATGTATTTCACCTAGACTAGCATCAGAAAATTGAGAACTATCAGTAGGAGTTTCAGCACTGATAAAGGAATCAGTCGCTTCTGGAGAAACTTTAACAGGAACAGGGTTCCATGTTATTTTGGACAATGTAGATAAAGTCTGAGGTGTAGTTGCGCTTATGGAACAATTATGACTATTAATACATGTTAAATTATCACTATCAGTTTTTAAGTTTAGCGCACTTTCATTTTCACTAGAGAGTTTgttcttaaattcattttcattatcaaAAGGTGTGACTGTAGGAATATAAGAGTCAGATATGTTTGGCACACTGAAATCATCTGATTTTGCAGGATGGAGTTGCTgagttaaaactgaaatggaaaaaaaaattagtcttatttaaaataaatttagcaatgatacatacaaatatttttttaagcatttctttacatttacgATGACATGTCGCCctgttgcaaaaaattatgtcaattaCGCTgctctgaaattaattaattaataattgagcCTTGACACTATTCTTATGAAAAATGAATCACTGAATTGGAATATTACCTCAGTATTGgcccatctttttttttttttaataataattctaaaggtttaatttattgtaagcGAACATGATCTCAGATCTCAATGAGTCAAACTTTTGagagtacaataaaaaaatattgtcaatttttttttgggggggggggggaaagcgTTAATTAACTCANtttttttttttttttttttttttttttttttctaaggatTGCAGGACAGAATCCCTCGGAGACCGTagacaaaatatataaagtagaAAATAGAGCGTGAGTCTAAATTTTGTAGGAAAATGCTTCAAAAAGACAGTCACATGGCATTTCGTACAAGCcagattttttctaatatttcaatttatttattttaatactcgaaacaaaattaaataaataaatacctgaaCAAAATATAACGTCTGGTTtagtaataaatgaattttaaaaaaagtagatataggtaaaaaaaaaaatttttttttttttaaacaagtctGAACTCTACAATAAATACGAGTTTATTACCCTGAAAATGAACTCTAGCAAAATTCGCGTTTcgggaaaacaaaataattaaaatagattagTCACAATAGAATAaatctaaaaggaaaaaaaagaatcgctTATGAATTCTCAttggatatatttaaaaaaaaatctaatattttgaatttctttgaaTATGTAATTTTCTTCTCTAAGATTATGAGCtcgaaataatgtatttaaggATACAAATAACTCTGATTATGAGGgtaattttctgaaagaaactaaaactgcttttaaattttataaattaaataaagaaaacacataatagtataaaaaaagcagaattttaaaaatctgtttttcgTTTTCAACAGTTTTCgtaaacttaaataaacatttcccgtaaaaacatatttctgaaattaatttcgttttgaaaactaattttgtataagtgtacttgttattttttctttacttatatgaatgaaatgggaaagaaatttaaaatggacatttattttaaggttaagaagaaaggaataaaaaaacagaCTGCACATAACAGTATTGTATatcagattaaataaatatataaataaataaaaacataatacacaagaCATTGCCAATTCCCCTATCCCAtattattctgtaaaataataatttttcttctattccTTTCAACGAAATGAATTACGCATGAAGGCAATTGCAAAGACCGAAATGCCTGTATACAGGATGTTTCGTAATCAGAGCTCTTAATTACTTTTCTATCCTGAGTGAAGTATTGACTTGTtgtgggaacttggaggacttagATGGCGGAATTTGAACTCACGTTTtcacgaacacgagtccaacgtcctatcaaccaggctatcctggacATACATAAGatcaatatatatacatagataaCCCAGGATTGCGTAGTGTAGAAGTAATCCAactataatttgtttgcattatgacaatttgatagcatttttccatcattttttcctaaacttactttttctgttAACTTTAAATTACCAATGGAGGAAACagaatttgcaattaaaagtttatcCCACGGTATAGCGTCCTCTTAAGTTAAAGGGCTATTGGCTGGTATTccccagggctaaagagaatagaagggctagttcactccgctcttagagctgaagctacgatttccctcctcatgacgtcactgtgtccacagatctcgcaagcaaagatatgataactttgcatctttctctttgtaaaaataagttagactttttctggttattagccttcaaactttacgtaattaacacattatttccgttcataaacatagttcaaaaaaaactttcttggttattatattaaaaaaataccattttaaacttataaaaatgttttgctagttggtgaaaatgacacgataaatactttattttaaaaagttcagttttaactttaactattaagaaaaatgaaggcatatatcgacactttttttatctacatattcttttataaagataagttaagttaaatttagaatccctgattttaaaatatgtcgttaatagcaatttgttcatacttaatcattaggaaacatcaaccttaaacgctaattactgaaacaaaataataatttaggttcataatgacattagaaattttacaattgtttatagacatttaaatttacgatgatataatttatagatatttaaattgaagagaatataatttttaaaaaaaatcataaatatttagaataactacattaaaaaatatgttatgaaattaggagaatttcaactatatactatatattttatttatactttttacttacattttaattttctttgactttatctattttttaattcttttcacctgcctttctttatgaagtagcgaggcggtttctatttagataatgaatttttataaaagttctttacgacagaataaacgtattgcggttttatattaactgtgtcatttcggaatccattctttacatagttgttcatttactttagggaacacgcgaaaaattatactttttccttttgtttttatatcagaatttttgcaagttgcaatcgcgcaaactggcatttcgataatagttttaaattcttgtaaattcactgcaaaaactgaggaaagtcattatagaaaataacaaatgtcttagaatatctcgcaaaaagaaatgatccaatattagttagagctagtaaggccaaacgctccgttcttgaagtaaaagtgcgagctttgcgccaaagtgacgtcactagagtgacgtcggaggatcggcgcggcgagagata
This window of the Parasteatoda tepidariorum isolate YZ-2023 chromosome 4, CAS_Ptep_4.0, whole genome shotgun sequence genome carries:
- the LOC107456830 gene encoding uncharacterized protein isoform X1, coding for MVISAVWISFIVLTQQLHPAKSDDFSVPNISDSYIPTVTPFDNENEFKNKLSSENESALNLKTDSDNLTCINSHNCSISATTPQTLSTLSKITWNPVPVKVSPEATDSFISAETPTDSSQFSDASLGEIHSTLPTPLKTIPTPNEIVDHHDGNELDSEVKQSENNSISSTILTEPTVSTTQQSTTEYKEQSSDLTTSNSVQMESNAVTNLETTTQPNISPISTIPTLSIAITSAHSNTHDKEHFKSSPIVNEDLNSYPSTITDSSPHSEQDAESLLPNDLNLIQTLSTLSSKKLIIENFSTSSAEELNKASTELQPFEVTTLSSKELNNDEIITSLSKEPNNDEVITSSPKETNTEEVTTSIKDLSTSEVPASPKNLNTDGVKFATEVSVNAESREFESTSTERLLTKVKNSEIVSSTETLGRTASKNVRFDERSETPQSLSHEQDVSPSSVISQTAASDTLRKTTASTVLDLSTAVPFLTTEYAIDADVSTKGSTINIMSENNTTESTLSSGFTKMSDIQSTNIDIELTSEMNFDNLGTSDSETFMNNHVFEITEQISEETSETISNADYSDLSSSNSDSEIATENTEEVENAMSSTDKEYNLSSETSRISSISTPIPFLFRTPHVNDTIATTDSVQGGGTISDADTSTVSSFPETTETSTIFVNEISSSDSPQTARSLPSDYFHPIENVSNSISRNITHLFVAGESSTTSSGEPSTTTLEQDGMSNHIPLMVSTEEESSLNTIETTFSETSDTYSTLVSEIDSTSTEGFSDESGSSHFTTTLTDTSSSNLFTMATHREGKHIPFSTTNSKDKSDENPSGGVIVVTTSTSHEIQVTEKSLKMIPVLQREYEDLTTEQKTNIITSVVQLPSNYNSDDIVNEKVAQIHQWMQNVLEIDFRNRTKNYLSDELKSKVDAADKHSLELIYIHPTPEVHLSNISFTFYAFDNTLNETLPAYFLLSSLRTKSEELLSLVNANATYFYHGLLPEKYDFLTVIIEKYGTIVAATCLAALVLIILLVCVVIYYRRKTRYSAHNLTNTKLHRNMQEAMGLDLNPAVVILQDELKEKVMNGNKVCSLDDNEGWLVPFTDVPLGEDKDAPRVQDTKL
- the LOC107456830 gene encoding uncharacterized protein isoform X2; translated protein: MESNAVTNLETTTQPNISPISTIPTLSIAITSAHSNTHDKEHFKSSPIVNEDLNSYPSTITDSSPHSEQDAESLLPNDLNLIQTLSTLSSKKLIIENFSTSSAEELNKASTELQPFEVTTLSSKELNNDEIITSLSKEPNNDEVITSSPKETNTEEVTTSIKDLSTSEVPASPKNLNTDGVKFATEVSVNAESREFESTSTERLLTKVKNSEIVSSTETLGRTASKNVRFDERSETPQSLSHEQDVSPSSVISQTAASDTLRKTTASTVLDLSTAVPFLTTEYAIDADVSTKGSTINIMSENNTTESTLSSGFTKMSDIQSTNIDIELTSEMNFDNLGTSDSETFMNNHVFEITEQISEETSETISNADYSDLSSSNSDSEIATENTEEVENAMSSTDKEYNLSSETSRISSISTPIPFLFRTPHVNDTIATTDSVQGGGTISDADTSTVSSFPETTETSTIFVNEISSSDSPQTARSLPSDYFHPIENVSNSISRNITHLFVAGESSTTSSGEPSTTTLEQDGMSNHIPLMVSTEEESSLNTIETTFSETSDTYSTLVSEIDSTSTEGFSDESGSSHFTTTLTDTSSSNLFTMATHREGKHIPFSTTNSKDKSDENPSGGVIVVTTSTSHEIQVTEKSLKMIPVLQREYEDLTTEQKTNIITSVVQLPSNYNSDDIVNEKVAQIHQWMQNVLEIDFRNRTKNYLSDELKSKVDAADKHSLELIYIHPTPEVHLSNISFTFYAFDNTLNETLPAYFLLSSLRTKSEELLSLVNANATYFYHGLLPEKYDFLTVIIEKYGTIVAATCLAALVLIILLVCVVIYYRRKTRYSAHNLTNTKLHRNMQEAMGLDLNPAVVILQDELKEKVMNGNKVCSLDDNEGWLVPFTDVPLGEDKDAPRVQDTKL